One window from the genome of Methanoculleus sp. 7T encodes:
- a CDS encoding uroporphyrinogen decarboxylase family protein: protein MTREMTPAERTAVTMGFEEPDRVPLFLLFTIYGAKELGLSIREYFSKPEYVAAGQMRLLKKFGGDCLNPFCYAAAEVEAWGGEVIFSVDGPPNAGRPPIRRPEEIESLEVPLVEESPSLLFGLRTIELLKREVGDDVPIMGSAISPFSLPILQMGFAAYIELLYGEPDLFWTLMKKNEEFCVRWANAQLEAGATAVGYADPLASPDMIPRDLYRRTGFIVAKRTISRIEGGVSTGLASARALPVIDDVAETGSIGIGVSTFDDLAAVKRQCAGRLTVLGNLNAIEMCRWTPAQAEAEVKKAIAAAGPGGGFVLSDNHGEIPLQVPESVLLAISAAVRKWGRYPLDRVSV from the coding sequence ATGACCCGGGAGATGACGCCGGCGGAGAGGACGGCCGTCACGATGGGGTTTGAGGAACCCGACCGCGTCCCGCTCTTCCTGCTCTTCACCATCTACGGGGCGAAGGAACTCGGGCTCTCCATCCGGGAGTACTTCTCGAAACCTGAGTACGTCGCCGCAGGCCAGATGCGTCTCCTGAAGAAGTTCGGCGGCGACTGCCTCAACCCCTTCTGCTACGCGGCGGCCGAGGTCGAGGCATGGGGCGGGGAGGTGATCTTCTCGGTGGACGGCCCGCCCAATGCCGGCCGGCCGCCTATCCGGAGGCCCGAAGAGATTGAATCTCTCGAGGTGCCGCTCGTCGAGGAGAGTCCGAGCCTTCTCTTCGGGCTCCGGACGATCGAACTGCTGAAGCGGGAGGTCGGCGACGACGTGCCCATCATGGGATCGGCGATATCCCCGTTCTCCCTCCCGATACTCCAGATGGGTTTTGCTGCGTATATCGAACTCCTCTACGGCGAACCCGACCTCTTCTGGACGCTGATGAAGAAGAACGAGGAGTTCTGCGTCCGGTGGGCGAACGCCCAACTCGAAGCCGGCGCAACCGCCGTCGGCTACGCCGACCCCCTTGCCTCGCCCGATATGATACCCCGGGACCTCTATCGCCGGACCGGGTTTATCGTTGCAAAACGCACCATATCCCGGATAGAGGGCGGGGTATCGACCGGCCTTGCTTCTGCAAGGGCTCTCCCCGTCATCGACGACGTGGCCGAGACCGGCAGCATCGGCATCGGCGTCAGCACCTTTGACGATCTCGCCGCCGTAAAACGGCAGTGCGCGGGCAGGCTCACCGTACTCGGGAACCTCAACGCCATCGAGATGTGCCGGTGGACGCCCGCACAGGCTGAAGCCGAGGTGAAGAAGGCGATCGCAGCCGCAGGTCCGGGCGGGGGGTTCGTCCTCTCGGACAACCACGGCGAGATCCCCTTGCAGGTGCCCGAGAGCGTTCTCCTGGCGATCTCGGCCGCCGTGCGGAAGTGGGGCAGATATCCGCTTGACCGGGTCTCCGTATGA
- a CDS encoding sensor histidine kinase gives MTRMFGVLCCENLARELAAVVAAGEFQGVLTRTFHIGCGGKRVRWGDGIEAPFLDMRETCDRICILGCGAGIEPPALPGPAPVVVTPDLMRGVLLPEPLFDACVREGALMVIPGILSRWKEHVAALGFAEEVPTEFFRESVKKIVLIDTGVDPESPRTLAKLGEELRIPTERVPIGIEPLRRYIGLQYLQWRMDAEKKAFRESIAAANRRSADYAMIIDILGRIAALQSEGTVVEEMLNLFTALFGPARIGFAPVDEGKMGRVVGRPPGYYDAPEQGRKFFAEEGRSIGRRGDDWFSIEIRHEGSLVGVLLLEGLALPERIDDYLGISRLVAGVCGLAIDNARMYRRLQEVVKERDEEIGERMRVEKALREANKKLNTLSSITRHDILNQLAALLGYLEITQMDLAAGRLPADPTLIRYVENELQAARTIQRQVEFTRFYQDIGVKEAEWHDAETLIRKAAEDLPLSGVRVDVGVAGLRVYADPLIGKVFYNLMENSVRHGGDISRISFLSSLADGGLVIVYTDDGGGIPAADKERIFRKGFGKNTGLGLFLTREILAITGIAIRETGVEGEGARFEIFVPEGAYRFAEGDT, from the coding sequence ATGACGAGAATGTTCGGCGTCCTCTGCTGCGAGAATCTGGCCCGAGAACTGGCGGCGGTGGTTGCCGCCGGGGAGTTTCAGGGCGTCCTCACGAGAACGTTCCATATCGGCTGCGGCGGGAAGCGTGTGCGGTGGGGAGACGGGATCGAGGCTCCTTTCCTTGACATGCGGGAGACCTGTGACCGGATCTGCATCCTTGGGTGCGGGGCGGGCATCGAGCCCCCCGCTCTGCCGGGGCCTGCTCCCGTCGTGGTGACTCCCGACCTTATGCGGGGCGTCCTCCTTCCTGAGCCCCTCTTTGATGCCTGCGTCCGGGAGGGGGCGCTCATGGTCATCCCGGGCATCCTCTCGCGGTGGAAGGAACATGTTGCAGCCCTCGGTTTTGCGGAAGAAGTGCCGACGGAGTTCTTCCGGGAGTCGGTCAAAAAGATCGTGCTCATCGACACGGGCGTAGACCCTGAAAGTCCCCGGACTCTTGCAAAACTCGGCGAAGAACTCCGGATCCCCACGGAGCGGGTTCCTATCGGCATTGAGCCGCTCCGCCGGTATATCGGCCTCCAGTATCTCCAGTGGCGTATGGATGCCGAGAAAAAGGCTTTCCGGGAATCCATCGCTGCGGCGAACCGGAGATCCGCAGATTACGCGATGATCATCGATATCCTCGGCAGGATCGCGGCGCTCCAGAGCGAGGGGACGGTGGTGGAGGAGATGCTCAACCTCTTTACCGCCCTCTTCGGCCCTGCCCGGATCGGTTTTGCGCCCGTCGATGAGGGGAAGATGGGCAGGGTCGTCGGCCGCCCGCCCGGCTACTACGATGCGCCGGAGCAGGGAAGGAAGTTCTTCGCGGAGGAGGGGCGGTCTATCGGACGGCGCGGCGATGACTGGTTCTCGATAGAGATCCGGCATGAAGGCTCCCTGGTCGGCGTTCTCCTGCTTGAGGGGCTCGCCCTGCCGGAGCGGATCGATGATTACCTCGGCATCAGCCGGCTCGTGGCAGGGGTCTGCGGGCTCGCTATTGATAACGCCCGGATGTACCGGAGGCTCCAAGAGGTCGTGAAGGAGCGCGATGAAGAGATCGGGGAACGGATGCGGGTAGAGAAGGCGCTGCGTGAGGCAAACAAAAAACTCAACACCCTCTCGTCCATCACCCGGCACGATATACTGAATCAACTGGCGGCGCTGCTTGGGTATCTTGAGATAACGCAGATGGACCTCGCGGCGGGGCGCCTGCCCGCGGACCCGACCCTCATCCGGTATGTCGAAAACGAACTGCAGGCCGCAAGGACGATCCAGCGGCAGGTTGAGTTCACCCGGTTTTATCAGGATATCGGCGTGAAGGAAGCGGAGTGGCACGATGCAGAAACCCTGATCCGGAAGGCGGCAGAAGACCTCCCGCTCTCCGGGGTCAGGGTGGACGTCGGGGTTGCGGGGCTCCGGGTGTATGCCGATCCCCTGATCGGGAAGGTCTTCTACAACCTCATGGAGAACTCGGTCCGGCATGGAGGGGATATCTCCCGGATATCGTTTCTCTCATCCCTGGCCGACGGCGGCCTCGTGATCGTCTATACCGATGACGGCGGGGGTATCCCGGCCGCAGATAAGGAGAGGATCTTCCGCAAGGGTTTCGGCAAGAATACGGGGCTTGGGCTGTTTCTCACCCGTGAGATCCTCGCGATCACCGGCATCGCCATCCGAGAGACCGGCGTTGAGGGAGAGGGCGCCCGGTTTGAGATCTTCGTCCCGGAAGGGGCGTATAGGTTTGCGGAAGGGGATACCTGA
- a CDS encoding DUF2109 family protein has protein sequence MIALYIVAAIAVFAVVRATIEKNTGRKLPYVNVMNFAVAGALVLLLDHPLSLVAAAAYFVGSTLEANAIASTYAGGVRRG, from the coding sequence GTGATCGCACTCTACATCGTAGCCGCGATCGCGGTCTTTGCCGTCGTCAGGGCCACCATCGAGAAGAACACCGGCAGGAAACTCCCTTACGTGAACGTCATGAACTTCGCCGTCGCCGGGGCGCTCGTCCTGCTGCTCGACCACCCGCTCTCCCTCGTTGCGGCGGCAGCCTACTTCGTCGGCTCCACGCTCGAGGCAAACGCGATTGCAAGCACCTACGCGGGGGGTGTCCGCCGTGGATGA
- a CDS encoding DUF2108 domain-containing protein — MDDLLVVLFAAVALIGAVSAHLQQDRFNKLIAVGIIFGGVVPFIVDRGYLDVAILISLIIPITTIIMLLICRREPHDA, encoded by the coding sequence GTGGATGACCTCCTCGTGGTCCTCTTTGCGGCCGTAGCGCTCATCGGCGCGGTGAGCGCCCACCTCCAGCAGGACCGCTTCAACAAGCTGATCGCGGTCGGGATCATCTTCGGCGGCGTCGTGCCGTTCATCGTAGACCGCGGCTACCTAGACGTCGCCATCCTCATCAGCCTGATCATCCCCATCACGACGATCATCATGCTGCTGATCTGCAGGAGGGAACCTCATGACGCCTGA
- a CDS encoding DUF2107 family protein, producing MTPEFILGCIILIIGVIAAGFPRPKTYLSRLISLEIPGFGLLLIMLAYDEMLALLTFIGVTAISTFVLVRVIERRGPE from the coding sequence ATGACGCCTGAGTTCATCCTCGGATGCATCATCCTCATCATCGGCGTGATCGCAGCCGGGTTCCCGCGCCCGAAGACCTACCTCTCACGGCTGATAAGCCTCGAGATCCCCGGGTTCGGGCTCCTGCTTATCATGCTCGCCTACGATGAGATGCTCGCCCTGCTGACGTTCATCGGCGTCACGGCAATCTCGACCTTCGTCCTCGTGCGGGTCATCGAACGGAGGGGTCCGGAATGA
- a CDS encoding EhaF family protein, with protein MKANRSIITRISATMSRVENLTGLYAFLLVAVAVLGLVTLPFITYHDDQLYPKTINPDSTLNPYDRGGVPFGTTPVKAQYPENSPYAGYVTTYLTPVSQWLADTTYHMGTTIVSHPGGIIDEILYNTRGLDTVVETSILFVAFAIASYLFRRDS; from the coding sequence ATGAAGGCGAACCGGTCGATCATCACCCGGATATCGGCGACGATGTCCCGTGTCGAGAACCTCACCGGGCTCTACGCCTTCCTCCTCGTGGCTGTCGCCGTACTCGGCCTCGTCACCCTGCCGTTCATCACCTACCACGACGACCAGCTCTACCCGAAGACCATCAACCCGGATAGCACCCTGAATCCCTACGACCGGGGCGGCGTGCCGTTCGGGACCACCCCGGTGAAGGCGCAGTACCCCGAGAACTCTCCCTACGCCGGTTACGTGACCACCTACCTGACGCCGGTCAGCCAGTGGCTCGCCGACACCACCTACCATATGGGGACGACGATCGTCTCGCACCCCGGCGGCATCATCGACGAGATCCTCTACAACACCCGTGGCCTCGATACGGTCGTCGAGACGAGCATCCTCTTTGTAGCGTTTGCGATCGCAAGTTACCTCTTCCGGAGGGATTCCTGA
- a CDS encoding EhaG family protein gives MDMTYTVGLSVVALALVIGFTAIVRERDDLHRILLTDLAEVVSLVLIALVATDLAEALILPGLVVGISELMAVSEVYIAKEGLQAPPAEPAFHIEVMDSAPGILALILVAYGIVLSGFTGGAVAAVGAVFYFMCRGHAEQFELIETVSGYAWAIWIGSFFIFMFLPQYWFFAVMMAGGAILLKVMAKMSLVGTMRGGSDV, from the coding sequence ATGGATATGACCTACACCGTCGGTCTCTCGGTCGTTGCGCTCGCGCTCGTCATCGGGTTTACGGCCATCGTCCGTGAGCGCGACGACCTTCACCGGATCCTCCTCACCGACCTTGCTGAGGTCGTCTCGCTCGTCCTGATCGCGCTCGTCGCCACCGACCTTGCCGAGGCGCTCATCCTACCCGGCCTCGTCGTCGGGATATCGGAACTGATGGCGGTCTCCGAGGTGTATATCGCGAAAGAGGGGCTCCAGGCGCCGCCTGCGGAGCCTGCGTTCCACATCGAGGTGATGGACAGCGCGCCCGGCATCCTCGCCCTGATCCTCGTCGCCTACGGGATCGTCCTCTCCGGGTTCACCGGGGGCGCGGTCGCCGCGGTCGGTGCGGTCTTCTACTTCATGTGCCGGGGTCATGCCGAGCAGTTCGAGTTGATCGAGACCGTGAGCGGCTACGCGTGGGCGATCTGGATCGGGTCGTTCTTCATCTTCATGTTCCTCCCGCAGTACTGGTTCTTCGCAGTGATGATGGCAGGCGGCGCGATCCTCCTCAAAGTGATGGCAAAGATGTCCCTCGTCGGGACGATGCGGGGTGGTTCCGATGTTTAA